A single window of Coleofasciculus sp. FACHB-1120 DNA harbors:
- a CDS encoding ferritin-like domain-containing protein has translation MNQYQKTAGFDLPHLQSDDRLRRVLSSALKSRLGNDPVSPKFMSNSYWDAAHFNLEKVQVFQDSSQQEQAEILRLCSDGLIEEAYFIEKAGVGYMAKMVLLAETTEERMLYALFSSDEVTHLAQISRFLPEKDLVGTDDPFLRFLADLVETQDKTVLLFVLQVVLEGWGLSHYRSLAKNCVNPQMAAIFEGFLQDESRHHGTGVTLFNQIYVSQASRATIIETLALFLQMVQVGPRSVVTAIEQVKGHLSRQQRLRIFQELDTETHSGIRLNLLRSLMRGEAAGIIVQELEEQGRFQPFPVEQCL, from the coding sequence ATGAATCAATACCAAAAAACAGCAGGCTTCGACTTACCCCACCTCCAATCTGACGACAGGCTGCGTCGCGTACTCTCCTCAGCCTTGAAGAGTCGGCTGGGTAACGATCCGGTTTCCCCAAAATTTATGAGCAATTCCTACTGGGATGCCGCTCATTTTAATCTTGAGAAGGTGCAGGTTTTCCAAGATTCTAGCCAACAAGAGCAAGCAGAAATCCTGCGCCTATGCAGTGACGGACTCATAGAAGAAGCTTATTTCATCGAAAAAGCCGGAGTCGGTTACATGGCAAAAATGGTGCTGCTGGCAGAAACCACTGAGGAGCGAATGCTCTACGCACTCTTCAGCTCCGACGAAGTGACTCACCTTGCCCAGATTAGTCGCTTTTTGCCGGAAAAAGACCTCGTGGGGACAGACGACCCCTTCTTGCGCTTCCTGGCAGATTTAGTGGAAACCCAGGATAAAACAGTCCTGCTATTTGTGCTTCAGGTAGTGCTAGAGGGGTGGGGTTTGAGCCATTACAGAAGCCTCGCCAAAAACTGTGTAAATCCTCAAATGGCTGCGATATTCGAGGGATTTTTGCAAGACGAGAGCCGTCACCACGGCACTGGAGTCACTTTGTTTAACCAGATATACGTCTCCCAAGCGAGTCGAGCCACCATCATCGAAACCCTAGCCCTATTTTTACAGATGGTTCAGGTAGGACCTCGGAGCGTCGTCACCGCCATCGAGCAAGTGAAGGGTCATTTGTCCCGCCAACAGAGGCTGAGGATTTTCCAGGAACTGGACACAGAGACTCATAGCGGAATCCGTCTCAATCTCCTGCGTTCCCTGATGCGGGGAGAAGCGGCGGGAATTATCGTTCAAGAACTAGAGGAGCAGGGGAGGTTTCAGCCTTTCCCCGTAGAACAATGCTTATGA
- a CDS encoding P-aminobenzoate N-oxygenase AurF, whose product MNETLNEPKDNTLLENPKVYQQLQINEPKGNTLLENPKVYRKLQINHTRNKQQDHTQLLDEAAASFRYEDCKDEYWNPEEFSLLYGTPLWEQASVSQRVILNQLYWVAYYSQIVSAEIATIYFNQTSAAGLYAQEDFRLVCDTLDLESAQERAHISAFRKISSEVEAQLFGKRVFSYPMRGPFAETMIFADTNALKTWWKKLQLQSFGMLSAGNTFLACQYFTVRGIRTLNGKLVQHKLSNYYQKHPNSENAPIPSKISFYHFMDESFHFNSSTILSHDVVKCLKPPTAFEKLVANLGIRGCQRDHYHFSVAINGIFWYDPALYSAIYEVLRSPIFGMSDSEAKEMMRLCFTEESEGLHLSYQTRTEAMESYKVYLEKVDYAWASNREMSIMAANSIPQYLATQKKAIGNW is encoded by the coding sequence ATGAATGAAACACTAAACGAACCCAAAGACAACACGCTTTTAGAAAACCCGAAGGTTTATCAGCAACTTCAGATTAACGAACCCAAAGGGAACACCCTTCTAGAAAACCCAAAAGTCTATCGCAAGCTTCAAATCAACCACACGCGCAATAAACAGCAGGATCATACCCAACTGCTCGACGAAGCCGCAGCCTCTTTCCGATATGAAGACTGCAAAGATGAGTATTGGAACCCGGAAGAATTTTCCTTACTCTACGGAACTCCACTATGGGAACAAGCGAGCGTAAGCCAAAGAGTAATCTTAAACCAACTTTACTGGGTAGCTTACTATTCGCAGATCGTTTCCGCAGAAATTGCCACAATTTACTTTAATCAGACTAGCGCCGCCGGACTTTACGCCCAGGAGGACTTCCGCCTAGTTTGCGATACCCTCGACTTAGAATCTGCTCAGGAAAGGGCACATATCAGCGCCTTCAGAAAAATCTCTAGCGAGGTAGAAGCACAGCTTTTTGGCAAGCGCGTCTTCAGCTATCCTATGCGCGGGCCGTTTGCAGAGACAATGATTTTTGCTGACACCAACGCTCTCAAGACGTGGTGGAAAAAACTCCAGCTGCAAAGCTTTGGAATGCTGTCAGCAGGCAATACTTTTCTGGCTTGCCAATACTTTACCGTTCGGGGTATCCGGACGCTAAACGGTAAGCTGGTGCAGCATAAGCTTAGCAACTACTACCAAAAACATCCCAACTCGGAAAACGCTCCTATTCCCTCGAAAATTTCCTTTTATCACTTCATGGATGAGAGCTTTCACTTTAATAGCTCTACGATTCTTTCCCATGACGTGGTGAAGTGCCTCAAGCCACCAACCGCTTTTGAGAAGCTAGTGGCAAACTTGGGGATACGCGGCTGTCAGAGAGATCACTATCATTTTTCTGTTGCAATTAACGGTATCTTTTGGTACGATCCCGCCCTCTATTCGGCAATTTACGAGGTATTGCGATCGCCTATTTTTGGAATGAGCGACTCGGAAGCTAAAGAAATGATGCGACTGTGCTTCACCGAGGAATCTGAAGGACTGCACCTCAGCTACCAAACCCGTACAGAGGCGATGGAGTCCTACAAAGTTTACCTCGAAAAAGTTGACTACGCTTGGGCAAGTAACCGAGAAATGTCCATCATGGCTGCTAATTCTATTCCCCAGTACCTCGCTACTCAAAAGAAGGCAATTGGTAATTGGTAA
- a CDS encoding aromatic ring-hydroxylating dioxygenase subunit alpha: protein MKIFNNWDVVAKGWYIACPSRELHPGKAKSLEICGQKIVVFRGQDGKVRALDAYCPHLGTDLGIGRVDGNLMRCFFHHWAFDGEGNCQDIPCQSSIPEKARLQSYATDEKYGLIWVYPDSKASEGVAEFDELKGKSIVTVHDKAFERSCHHHICMMNGIDAQHLQTVHKVDINMNLSLHQNQSGNVIDFTLQGEFPKTTRRERLGRKILGDTYEYSMRYADGCIGLLTMMKNVRLFPSLHMIYAYTPVAPGRTRIQPIYVAEKRKGMFGWLVTQLLLLFTRLAYYALKGEDGQIYDNIRYNPNALLGIDTSLVKYMHYVNQLEVSIWSKEFE from the coding sequence ATGAAAATATTCAACAATTGGGATGTTGTTGCCAAAGGCTGGTACATTGCTTGCCCTAGCCGAGAACTTCATCCAGGCAAAGCAAAATCCTTGGAAATCTGCGGACAAAAAATTGTTGTCTTTCGCGGACAAGATGGAAAAGTTCGCGCTTTAGATGCTTATTGTCCCCACCTAGGAACCGATTTAGGAATTGGGCGCGTTGATGGAAATCTCATGCGCTGTTTCTTTCATCATTGGGCGTTCGATGGAGAAGGCAATTGCCAAGATATTCCCTGTCAATCGTCAATCCCCGAAAAAGCTCGCCTTCAATCTTATGCTACTGATGAAAAATACGGTTTGATTTGGGTGTATCCAGATTCAAAAGCATCAGAAGGTGTGGCAGAATTTGATGAACTAAAAGGCAAATCAATTGTGACAGTACATGACAAAGCATTTGAACGAAGTTGTCATCATCACATTTGTATGATGAATGGCATTGATGCTCAACATTTACAAACTGTTCACAAAGTAGATATCAATATGAATCTATCCTTGCATCAGAATCAATCTGGCAATGTGATAGATTTTACCCTTCAAGGGGAGTTTCCTAAAACTACTCGGAGAGAACGCTTGGGACGAAAAATTCTCGGCGATACTTATGAGTATTCTATGAGGTATGCGGATGGCTGTATCGGACTTTTAACGATGATGAAGAATGTTCGGCTTTTTCCTTCACTGCACATGATTTACGCCTATACTCCAGTTGCACCTGGAAGAACCCGCATTCAACCGATTTATGTGGCAGAGAAAAGAAAAGGGATGTTTGGGTGGTTGGTGACACAACTATTACTCTTATTCACACGTCTAGCATACTATGCCTTGAAAGGGGAAGATGGGCAAATTTATGACAATATTCGATATAATCCCAACGCACTTCTGGGTATTGATACGTCATTAGTTAAGTATATGCATTATGTAAATCAACTTGAAGTTTCTATATGGTCTAAAGAATTTGAATAA
- a CDS encoding 2Fe-2S iron-sulfur cluster-binding protein: MNEQCCIIRFPETDYSPLTLEKHSNLSEHLTVQNSPVLFGCRTGICGTCLVVVKGNIPPPSKDEKEVLETLAPGNSQVRLACQLALSSDIEIAAFDDEE, from the coding sequence ATGAATGAGCAATGCTGTATCATCCGCTTTCCAGAAACAGATTATTCCCCCCTAACTCTGGAGAAGCACTCTAATCTTTCGGAGCATCTGACGGTGCAAAATTCCCCGGTACTCTTTGGATGTCGTACTGGAATTTGTGGAACCTGTCTTGTAGTTGTAAAAGGTAATATTCCTCCTCCCAGTAAAGACGAAAAGGAAGTATTGGAAACTCTAGCGCCAGGAAATAGTCAAGTGAGATTAGCTTGTCAATTGGCTCTCAGCAGTGACATTGAAATTGCTGCTTTTGATGATGAAGAATGA